A section of the Marinoscillum sp. 108 genome encodes:
- a CDS encoding outer membrane beta-barrel protein — translation MKKLLMAFFCFGTVMVTGQGLKVAGRVLSEGDGEPVMAATAAIASIKDSTVQHFDLTDADGYFQLSGISPAFYKLEVRSVGYQAYEKIIRIQGSLELGVIKLAYDTMELDAVEVRGQTVGVIISGDTTAYLSNAYKTNPDASAEDLIRKMPGMIVDGDGVQAEGESVKRILVDGKVFFGDDPSIALKTIPAQVIDRIEVFDQLSEQSRFTGFNDGNTTKTINIITKREFQNGQFGKAYIGAGPDEKYNGGGNVNFFNADQRITLVGLSNNINVQNFSSEDLVGVSSGAERGRPGGGRPPGRGVGSGSSSSDFLTGQQSGISQTESFGVNFTDDVGERLKLNTSYFYNSSDNSNDQLTHQEYFLSSAEDQRYEETYNFDSENDNHRINLRMDYSLNDKTSILFTPRISFQQNLSETDLQGMFDAADGSRLSTTQTQSTTESGAYNLSNDLLIRHRMNTPGRTISLGLRSTVNHVQQETLLNALTSYTSKEGTSDTTNQRTDAEVNTATYSANLRFTERVGDASMLELGYAAGITYNDSNKETFGLDVEQNAQLDTTLSSVFESQYQTHQWSTGYMYRKSSMMLRASLAYEYALLSGQSTFPTSEDLGRSFQNVLPSVMLRYEFDDSKNIRLFYRTNTQEPSVTDLQDVVDNSNPLSLESGNSNLRQSYSHTLMSRYGAANSQRGTSFFAMVSTTQTNHYITSSTFTAAQDTTLENGIRLLSGGQFTQPVNMNGYLNSKVFTTYGLPLSFLSSGLNFNTTFSYTLTPGQVNGQVNKSRSTGLGQGLVLSSNISEKVDFTLSYDGSYYIVKNTFQPQLNNNYYYQVASARLNLILPAQIVFRTDFSHQLYAGLSDSYNQQYALWNASIGKKIFLEDRGEIGVSIFDLLGQNTSISREVTETYVQDTQTEVLGTYFMVNFSYNFRNAN, via the coding sequence ATGAAGAAGCTCCTGATGGCATTTTTCTGTTTTGGAACTGTGATGGTTACCGGGCAGGGTCTGAAAGTAGCAGGGAGGGTTTTGAGTGAAGGGGATGGTGAACCCGTAATGGCCGCAACTGCGGCCATTGCAAGTATTAAGGACTCCACAGTTCAGCACTTTGATCTGACAGATGCTGATGGCTACTTTCAGCTTTCAGGCATTTCCCCGGCTTTTTACAAGTTGGAGGTCAGAAGTGTAGGCTATCAGGCCTATGAAAAGATCATCAGGATTCAGGGTTCACTGGAACTGGGTGTGATCAAGCTGGCCTATGACACCATGGAGCTGGATGCTGTGGAGGTGAGGGGACAGACTGTGGGGGTGATCATCAGTGGGGATACCACGGCGTATTTGTCCAATGCGTACAAGACCAACCCTGATGCCAGTGCTGAAGATCTGATCAGGAAGATGCCGGGAATGATAGTGGATGGTGACGGAGTACAGGCTGAGGGGGAATCCGTCAAGAGGATATTGGTAGATGGGAAAGTGTTTTTTGGAGATGATCCCTCGATAGCCCTGAAGACCATCCCCGCGCAGGTGATAGACCGGATAGAGGTATTCGATCAATTGAGCGAACAGTCAAGGTTTACAGGCTTCAATGACGGTAATACCACCAAAACCATCAACATCATCACCAAACGTGAGTTTCAGAATGGACAGTTTGGGAAAGCCTACATCGGAGCAGGGCCAGATGAAAAATACAATGGAGGCGGGAATGTCAATTTTTTTAATGCGGATCAAAGGATAACATTGGTTGGTCTTAGCAATAACATCAATGTGCAGAATTTCTCGTCCGAAGACCTGGTCGGTGTATCAAGTGGAGCAGAGCGGGGAAGACCAGGTGGAGGACGGCCTCCGGGTCGAGGTGTGGGCTCCGGGAGCAGTTCGTCAGATTTTCTCACCGGACAGCAAAGCGGAATTTCTCAGACCGAGTCTTTTGGGGTCAACTTTACCGATGATGTCGGAGAGCGTTTAAAGCTAAACACCAGCTATTTCTACAACAGCAGTGACAACTCCAATGATCAGCTCACTCATCAGGAATATTTCTTAAGTAGCGCCGAGGACCAGCGGTATGAGGAGACGTATAATTTTGATAGTGAGAATGATAACCATCGGATTAACCTCCGGATGGACTATTCCCTCAATGATAAGACCTCCATCTTGTTTACGCCACGGATCAGCTTTCAGCAAAACCTGTCAGAGACAGACCTACAGGGGATGTTTGATGCCGCAGATGGTAGCCGACTCAGTACCACACAGACTCAAAGCACCACTGAGAGTGGCGCTTATAATTTGTCCAATGACCTATTGATCAGGCATCGGATGAACACCCCCGGCAGAACCATCTCCCTGGGACTAAGGTCTACTGTCAATCATGTGCAGCAGGAAACGCTGCTGAATGCCCTCACGAGCTATACCAGCAAGGAAGGAACCAGTGACACCACCAACCAGCGAACAGATGCAGAAGTGAATACTGCCACATACTCTGCAAACCTCCGGTTTACGGAGCGGGTAGGCGATGCGTCTATGCTGGAGCTGGGCTATGCCGCAGGCATCACCTATAATGATTCGAACAAGGAAACTTTCGGCCTTGATGTTGAGCAAAATGCCCAACTGGATACCACTTTGTCCAGTGTATTCGAAAGTCAATACCAGACCCATCAATGGAGTACCGGGTACATGTATCGTAAATCTTCGATGATGCTCAGGGCAAGCCTGGCTTACGAGTATGCCCTGCTCTCCGGCCAAAGCACTTTTCCTACGAGTGAGGACCTGGGCCGAAGTTTCCAAAACGTACTGCCATCAGTGATGCTCAGGTATGAGTTTGACGATAGTAAGAACATCCGACTCTTCTACCGGACCAATACTCAGGAGCCTTCGGTCACAGACCTGCAGGATGTGGTGGATAATAGCAACCCATTGTCTCTGGAGTCTGGCAATTCCAATTTGAGACAGAGCTATTCGCACACGCTAATGTCCAGATATGGGGCAGCCAATAGCCAGCGGGGAACAAGCTTTTTTGCCATGGTTTCTACCACCCAGACGAATCATTATATCACCAGTTCTACTTTCACAGCCGCTCAGGATACTACTCTGGAGAATGGGATCCGGTTGCTGTCCGGAGGACAGTTTACCCAACCCGTGAATATGAATGGATACCTGAACAGCAAGGTGTTTACGACCTACGGCCTGCCATTGAGTTTTTTGTCCTCAGGGCTCAACTTCAACACCACGTTTAGTTACACACTCACCCCGGGACAGGTGAATGGTCAGGTCAATAAATCACGGTCTACGGGCCTGGGGCAGGGGTTGGTGCTTTCCAGCAACATCAGTGAGAAGGTAGATTTTACCCTTTCGTATGATGGGAGCTATTATATCGTCAAAAACACCTTTCAGCCGCAGCTAAATAATAATTATTACTATCAGGTGGCTTCAGCCAGGCTAAACCTGATCCTTCCTGCGCAGATCGTTTTCAGGACAGACTTTAGTCATCAGCTTTATGCTGGTCTCTCAGATTCGTACAATCAGCAATATGCTCTTTGGAATGCTTCCATTGGGAAAAAGATATTTTTGGAAGACCGGGGAGAAATTGGTGTGAGCATATTCGACCTGCTTGGTCAAAATACGAGCATTTCCCGTGAGGTGACAGAGACATACGTTCAGGATACCCAGACAGAGGTTTTGGGGACTTACTTCATGGTCAATTTTTCTTACAATTTCCGAAATGCCAACTAG
- a CDS encoding sensor histidine kinase: protein MRLKEVSIHIISWLAFSLIVFYWQTNMFEDSDALIQTARMISVGMALFYLNLYVLLPRFFESNQFIKYSLSVLVILAVAYFLFFLTNDLSPRPEMRIPRGMKEGVEMRDRPPMPPRNMSRMVIFTIINGIPMLFFSTIIWLSDENRKRKQREAALINENLESEMRFLKSQINPHFLFNALNNIYSLSLTQSEKAPQLIIKLSEMLRHVVYHNTSPVKLENEIGYIQNFIDFQNLKIGEPIDVSFHHEEADKHLIIEPMLLIPFVENAFKHSNIENDPKGFIHIAITTQHNKVIFDIRNSIPTMQHTKDKTSGIGIENVTKRLAMGYPGKFQFLKEIEQNVFHVNLQIDCK from the coding sequence ATGAGACTTAAAGAAGTAAGTATTCATATTATTTCCTGGCTGGCATTTTCGCTCATTGTTTTCTACTGGCAGACGAATATGTTTGAGGACTCCGATGCCCTGATCCAAACCGCACGGATGATCAGCGTTGGCATGGCACTTTTCTATCTTAATCTCTACGTGCTCCTACCCAGGTTTTTTGAATCCAATCAATTCATCAAGTACTCACTTTCGGTACTCGTCATTCTGGCAGTCGCCTATTTTCTTTTCTTTCTGACCAATGACCTCTCCCCGCGACCAGAAATGAGAATACCTCGTGGCATGAAGGAGGGTGTGGAAATGCGTGACAGACCACCTATGCCTCCCCGAAACATGAGCCGTATGGTGATTTTTACCATCATCAATGGTATCCCCATGCTTTTCTTCTCTACCATCATCTGGCTATCAGATGAAAATCGAAAAAGAAAGCAGCGCGAAGCAGCACTCATCAATGAAAATCTGGAATCAGAAATGCGCTTTTTGAAGTCCCAGATTAATCCCCACTTTCTTTTCAATGCGCTGAATAACATCTATTCACTTTCCCTCACCCAGTCCGAAAAAGCTCCCCAGCTGATCATCAAGTTATCAGAGATGCTGAGACATGTGGTCTACCATAACACCAGCCCCGTGAAGCTTGAAAATGAGATTGGCTACATTCAAAACTTTATAGACTTTCAGAACCTTAAAATAGGGGAACCCATAGACGTGTCTTTTCACCATGAGGAAGCTGATAAACACCTCATCATCGAACCCATGCTGCTTATCCCCTTTGTGGAAAATGCCTTTAAACACAGCAACATCGAAAACGACCCGAAGGGATTCATTCATATTGCCATCACCACCCAACATAATAAGGTAATCTTTGACATCCGGAACTCCATACCAACGATGCAGCACACCAAAGACAAGACTTCAGGCATTGGTATAGAAAATGTGACCAAAAGACTGGCAATGGGATATCCGGGAAAATTTCAATTT